The Lolium rigidum isolate FL_2022 chromosome 2, APGP_CSIRO_Lrig_0.1, whole genome shotgun sequence genomic interval TGTGTACCGTCATAAAATCTTCTAATGATAGCGTGCAATCCCTTTCATACCCGGCTTCTTCCAATACCTTTGTTAATACTTTCTGAAAGGAACCAATTCAAATCTTGTGAATACTTCTGTTCATAACAATAAAATAGGCATGGTGCAGAACATTTTACTAAAAATGGTAGTAAGAGGTAACAGCTACTACATTTTAAGGCCTAAGGACGTACAAATACTCAACTCCTAATTATTCTAGGATGAGTTCCAAATAGTTATGTATTTTGAATACTAGTAAAAGAATGTATTAAACGTGTATTATATTTGTACAAGCATTTATAGTTCTGAGGACACCTACAATTCAGTACCATGCCCCCACTTCGGAAAAGATGTTATGCTCACTTGATGTGTTTATAATGGAAGCATGCCAATTATTTTTAAGATTAAGAGAAATAAGTAAACGCTCATATCTGCTGTTGTTGTTTTAATAAGTGTACTTTCAAGTGAATGAACCACGCAATGAAATACAGGTATGTATGAAATGAGAACCTCTCTTTGTTGTTCAGACATGGATGACCCTGTCAGGTCCCGTAAAACCTCTACCAGGTCCTTGAAGGTGACTTTCCCCTTGCCATCAATATCATATACCTTAAATATCACTGCTCCATAAAACATAAAACCAAATAAATACGAGAAAATGAGTTTATAATAACGAGGACCAAGGAGTGCATAACCATCATGTACTCCGattgagaaaaaaaaaggaaatatctgaATTCAAAGATGTTTTTTCATTACACTCAATCTTCTGCTGAAGGCTGGCCCTTGCGCTGAAGGTAGAGAGAAAGGAAACGAAATCCTTGAAGTTCAATCCATCAA includes:
- the LOC124693402 gene encoding calcineurin subunit B-like; the protein is MGNASSMLTQYDIEEVQEHCGYLFSQQEIVSLYERFCQLDRSAKGFVSEDEFLSIPEFSTNPLSQRLLRMVDGLNFKDFVSFLSTFSARASLQQKIELIFKVYDIDGKGKVTFKDLVEVLRDLTGSSMSEQQREKVLTKVLEEAGYERDCTLSLEDFMTIIDHPGLKMEVEVPID